DNA from Prunus persica cultivar Lovell chromosome G6, Prunus_persica_NCBIv2, whole genome shotgun sequence:
AAATCCCGATTTGTTTCCAAATCATACAAATGAGGATCCAAATTATCCACATTTTCCTTCATGACTTTGTCCCATTCTAGATGAACCCCCGTCTTCTTCACTCTCACAAAATCAACATTATGAGGCCTTACAAGAATCGATACGTGGTCACCACCTTCCAAACAAAGCACATCGTTTGACAATTGTCCCTGCCAAAGATAACAGTCTTCAAGTCCGTTTGACAATAGTCTCCGAATAAGCAAACCCGGTTCTGGTCTTCCGTATTTGGCAAATGCTATCTTGGCGTGCAAAGCAGTTTGTTTGGTAAGATTTCTAACGATAATGCCAAAAGGTCCTTCAAGTTTTgggccaaaaacaaaataagagtaAACGAAGCATATAGTCAATCCTTTTAAATCACGACCCATGATTTTTTGAGGAActtcaaagaagaagataccGTCCACATCATTGATTTTGAACCACTCAGGAATATCATAAATTCCATTCAAATAAATTCCACCAAATCCGCAAGAAGCCCATCTCTGCACACCAGAAGCAATACATTCTtatacatgcatgcatatacCATTACATGGGCAGTCagattgtgtgtgtgtgtgtgtgtgagagagagagagagagagacctgtaGGATGTTGTTCCTAAAATCCGCAGTCAGATTGGTGCAGCCTTCCATATGAATCCTTGTCATGGAGTTTAATGACTTATCCAAGCCTGGAACCTCAGTGAGTTTGAACGAATCACTTAGATACAATTCTCTCATATTCcacatttttgaaaaatctgaaattttttccaattttgggCAGACATTTGCTTTCAGAACATACAAATTGGTTGGTAAATCTGGGATTGCACGAAGGTTTTTGCATGCATTTACACACAAGACTTTGAGCTTTGAAAGACCAGCGAGACTTCTAAGGAAATTAGGCTACATAGATCCTTAGGGATTGCATCCTCAGTTAACCAGCAGCCTGCAAGACATAATAACTCTATTAAAGAGTTTAAGCCATGTAAGGAAAGGGGTAAAAGatggaatttcaaaattctcaCCAGATAGAGATAAAATTGTcaacttcttcaattttacTATGGAAGATGGAATTTGTCTGATGCGCGTGTTATCTGCTTTCAAAATTGTCAATGATACCATGTCCCCTAAGCCATCAGCCAACTCTTCAAATCTTGAACAACCATTCAGTATAAGAGTTTCAATAGACTTggatttatagaaattcagtGGGAGATCCCTTAGCATTTCGCAGTCTTCAAGATTTACCAAAGAAAGTCTTCCAAGATCCCCGATGGATGAGTGAACCTTAATCAATTCCTTACAACCTTTCAATATCAACTTCTCCAGAtttgggaattttgaaaaGTCTGGTGATTTTGTtatgtgattatcatattcgACATGAATGATGTCATCATCATTGACCAGATTTTGAGATGGGCGTCGTTCATATCGACAAAGATGGTAATCAATCATATTTTCGTTCATAAATTTGTCCCATACCAGACAAACACCTGTTTTCTTCACCTTCATCCAATTATATTCGTCTATTATTTCAATAAAGACTTTATCACCGTCTTGCAATTTGAGCTCGTCATTTGATAACTGTCCCTGCCAAAGATAATAACTGTGAATTGGACAATCGGGTATGATGCTGGCTTCAAGCTCAGCACCCTTGGTCATGTTTTTAATGCTAATACGACAACTGGAAACGCTTAAAGAGCAAACGAAGGACAAAGTTAACCCTTTCAAATTACGACCAACACTTTGAGGCACAGTGAAATACACAATATCGTCGTCATGGACACAGTCGAACCAATCAGGAATATCATTTCCACTGAGAGAAATGCCACCATATCCGCAAGAAGTCCATCCCTATACCATGTAGAGCCAAATTTCTATAAGAAATACATTCTTATGCCTGCATGTGTACATATTCGTTGTATGTgatagaaagagaaagatgcatgtgtgtgtttgagagagagagaaggattGACCTGTAGGATGTTCTTCCTAAAATCAGCAGTGAGATTAGTGCAGCCATCCATATAAATCATTGTCATGGAGTTTAATGACTTATCCAGGCCTGGAATCTCAGTGAGTTTGCCCGAACCTCTTAGATACaattcttttatatttgaCATTTCTGAAAAATCTGGCATTTTTTCCAATTCAAAGCAATATTCTGCTTTTAAGACTTTCAAATTTGTTGGTAAATCTGGGATTGCACGAAGATTGCTGCACCGATATAAAGACAAATCTTGAAGCTGTGAAAGACGACTGAGGCTTGGTAGGCTGCAAAAGTCATTGTTTGAAAGATCTAATCTTTCTAAGGAAATTAGGCTATCGAGATCCTTAGGAAATGCATCAACCCAGCCAAAAAGAGATAATTCTCTTAAAGAGCTTAAACTTTGCAATGAAGGAGGCCAAAGATTTGTTAATGGCAACTCATTTTCATCACATGATAAAGATAAAACTTCaagtttcttcaattttgatatGGACGATGGTATTTGTCTTATGGAAGTCTCCTCCACTTTCAGAGTTGTCAATGATACCATGTCCCCTAAGCCCTCAGCCAACTTTACAAAACACCTACACTTATTCAGTATAAGAGTTTCAATAGACTTggatttatagaaattcagtGGGAGATCCTTTAGCATTCGGCAGCCTTCAAGATCTACCAAAGAAAGTCTTCCAAGATCCCCGATGGATGAGTGAACCTCAGACAAACTCTCACAGTATTCCAATATCAATTCCTCGAGATTTGGGAGTTTTGAAAAGTCTGGTGATTTTGTTAGCTCATAGGAATAACTGAGATTAAGGATTTTCAAATTCTGATGCAACTgttacacaaaaacaaaattagaatggaaattaaaatccaaaagGAAGGTCTCTGATACagaaattaaaccaaaatgaagagaagatgaagtataatatatgtatagaaCCACAAGGAAAGAACCAACAACAACTAGTTTTGGTTGAGATTATTATACCTTGCAATCCTTCCAAACTATTTCGAGTTTACTCCACCGCAGGTCTAAAGCAACTAGTTTTGGTTGCATAGGAAAGTCATCTGGTATGGACTCTAAAGGAAAATAATGCCAGCACAACCATATTAACTTTTTGGGAAAATCTTTGTACTCTCCAGTGAGCTCTACTCCACTGAGGTGGAGTAACCTCAGTTTTTTCATGTTGGTAAATGCTTGTGCACTGAATCTGTTCAAATCTAGATCTGAATCTAGATACGAATCTAgatccaaatccaaatgtAGAGCAActccttcaattttttcagTTCCCTGTTAACAAAAGATACCGAGTTAGAAAAATGATTTACAAACATGAAAATCCGTGTATGTATTAACCAAGAGGTATAATTAATAGTTTGTGTTTGCAATTAAAgcacatatttttttgttggttatgCCTAATTGAGCTTTGATATTAATGGATATAATATAAGAAATAGGTCTAGTGAAGTGAAAAATGGTCTAAACTTGCAGACTAAGGTCTCATGTTCAAATGGCACCTTGATAGCGTGGATGTGTGAGAACCCCCTCTTTTACTTTGATTTAGCGCTTGtactaaacaaaaaaaataaagaaatggagaaggacattttaatttattatagaCACTGGATACATATGCTTCTCTTGCATGATGCATTGGGAAAGTACTTACAGATTCATCGTTCAGTACATTTGTTACGTCTTCATGTTTCCACAATCTACTAAATTTTTCTGGGCGGCCATCGGCATTTTCATAAACGATCTTTCTTCCCATGTCTCGAAGCAAATCATGCATCCCCAGATTGTTATACTTACTAAGAGTTACAAGGCACCGTTCGATGAGGACACTGATTCCTATCGTTGCATAAAAGCCACATCCATCTAATATTTTTGTAACATAGTCCTTGTCATCTCCAATAAAGAAACAAGATATATCAAGGAATATCTTTCTCGTTGTATCATCAGGTAGCCCGTCAAAGCTTATTCTGAGTATTTTTTGAATATCTCCATCAGGACTTGTTTGCAATTTCTCCAAATGGCTTTCCCACTCCGCTATGGATCTATTAAACAGAAAAGACCCAACAACTCGAAGTGCTAGTGGCAAGCCTTGACAGTAACGAATTACACGTTTTGAGAGGTCAAGGTATTCAGGATAACGTCTTTTGAAGGCATGCCAACTAAAGAACTCTAGAGCTTCTTCCTCATCCATTTTTTCAGCGATATATGTGCCATCCACTCCAACTTGCTGTAGCAAATGTTGATTTCTTGTTGTTATAAGAATTCTACTTCCAGGGCCAAACCAATCACGAGCTCCAGCTATTGCTTCTAGTTGGTGTAGATCATCTGCATCGTCAATTATGACAAGTGCTCTTTTACAGGGAAGTCTTCTTCTTATCATCTCGATCCCTTTAAGAACAGAGTCAACCTTTACGCCCTCGCTTTTCAAGATATCATTTAGAAGTTGTTTTTGCAAACAAACCAGACCCATTGGTTGGTTTGCAATTACTTCCCTCACGTTTTCAAGGAAACTCCTACCTTCAAAGCTACGTTCAAATTCGTTATAAATGGCTTTGGCAAGCGTTGTTTTCCCAATGCCGCCCATCCCCCAAATACCGATTATGCGAACATCATCCTTAGAACCTGAATTTTCAATATGTAAGTAATTACTCAAAGCCTTCACCCGAGAAGTAATTCCAACAGGGTGTTTGATGTCTAATTGGGATTTGATGTCCAACAGCTTATTAACCACCCCAAGAATTTTGTTGATAAACTTTGCTTCATGCCTGGCAATTAAACAAAGAAGCAGAACTACGAATCATTCGATGTGGAACAAACTACAAGGTTAAATTGAATCCCTAGCTTAATAAGTTAGAATTAAGATATAATTAACAATCAAGATTGGGATTTAACATCAACTGTTAAATGGATCTTACATTATCAAGTTAGAAAGAATGGATAgttaaaatcaaaccaaaccaaaccaaaccaaaccatagTTAAAAACATagttggaaaaacaaaaacaaaaacaaaaaggacagAAAACATATGGTTGTCAAGTAAGGAGATGATAATCCAAGGAACAAGAAATTAGTAATTACCCATTGTCAGCATTTTTAAGGTCTTCCCCACACAAATCTGTAGCTTGAGTGAGAGCCTTTTTCCATCGCTGtaccttttctttctcatgtttacCTTCATGTTTCTCAAATGCTTGTGCAAAACTACCTTTTTGGTTCCGGACATCTGAAGCATCAACACTGTAGAACAATGGAATAACATGTTTCCCCAATCTTTCTCTACACTCCATGATCTTCACCAGCTCGTCAAGACACCAACTGGAATCGGCATAACTCTTAGAGAAGACAATTATGGAGATAATGGACTTGTCGATTGCCTGCTCCAGTTGGGTTTTTATAAATTCCGCTCTTTCTAGCTCGTTGTCGTCAAGAAAGGTGCTGATTCCGGCATCAGATAATGCGGCGTGGAGGTGGCCTGTGAAGCCCTTGCGTGTGTCTTCACCTCTGAAGCTCAAGAACACGTCGTGCTTCAAACGTTTTGATGAGGAGGTGGATGGTGAGGATGAAGAGGATGCTTTATGGGCTTTCCTGGCATCCATTAATTGATACTGGAGGAGCTATCGGTTCAGATCAGACCAGCAACAAATTATGCACAAGTTGGCCTTCCGATCCGACTTGAGCAGAAGAAGttatcaattattttttctgggCAGTGGTTTGTGTGTTGCAGCGCAGATGAATAATTCGAAATACGCATAGTCAAGGTCCTCGAACGTTTCAgtcaacaaaagcaaaagttcCCATGTGGGGAGAACagtgaaaatataatatcttATTGGCTGCACGATCTACTGGACGGCTAAGATTGAAGGTCAGGAAAATGCAAGGAAGCATAGGGGAAAGAGGGATGAAAGGAGAGGGAAGAGACGAGCACAATGTCCactcacaaaagaaaaaaagaaaagaagaagaaaaacacaagtctttttgttttcacaaattcTTTTTCGTTTAAtgatttcatttatatatatataaaaacttatgtaaatgacaaaattaatctcaataaaatatatgcaatataatttcaaaagccaactttgtcatttggagaatttttttttataaaatcatcaacctttggatgaaaaatcaatgaaaagaagttttgtgaaaacaatttaaaacctcaaaggatgttcttgtaatttctaaaatctcaatgcattttgtaaaaaataatcacTTATCTACCACTAGTTTTATAAACGAAAAAATAATGCATTGAATTTCTATTGAAAAGTTGATATAGATACGCGGGGCATGTCCTTGAAGTTCGCAATGCTTATCCAGTTGGGGTTTTGTATATGCATAACCTTGTTTTGTAGAAGCATAGTTGAATTGAATAGTTCAGAAAGGCCTGACTTCATGGATGTTTTCTCCTGATTTCATAATGTGCTTACTAGAGGATTTGTTAAAGATTGATGAAgatatgaaatttttattaagcatttaatttttagtttcaaatttttatcaaAGATATAATGAAAATATGCaggagaaaatgagaaaccatcaACGAGTGCAGATGCCCGCAGTCAAACTCGTAAAACAAGCTTCCTTTGGAACGGAGAAACCCAAACGAGGTCATCGCAAGCGAGTAGGCATCTTAATCCCCCGATGTTTCGGCGATTGAGGATCTCACTTCTCAATCACCGAAGATTATCGATCGGCAAATCGAAGCAATTACTGAGTTGGTGAGGCGACGGTGTTATGGTTAGAGACAAGGCAATAAGATTTGCTTCATGCATTTGGGTCTAAACCAAGCCCAATTTGTATGTTAAGTCTAACAGCCCAGATGTTGATgatgccaaaaaaaattgggaaatagcttaaaattgttataaaataacctgaaATATATGcggatattgagctgcacgtaaaatAGATAAGACACAgcttttaacgaggttcggctatgcctacgtcctcggagagcagcagcagtaacctttcactataaaataatatggctacaactttagtgtttacaacatatgtggctcactgaattttctctctaggagaatttctctctgctttctcttctctcttttctttctttctcttcctttctcttttttcttctcttcttctttccgtttctcttcttatttataggctgaaataatcactattcatcactattcatcactgttcacccgtgacagacaaactctatcaaagccgccaaatgaacagtaatgaacagtaatgtgGGCTCCACTCCAagacttttacaacactcccccttggagaccacatgtccctagattggttgcctcattaaaaccttgcttggaaaaacccagtgggaaaatctaagcgaaggaaaaaaagtacaacgtgcatatgtcctatgttagaggactcttgaatgctccccctgattttgcatgctccaacttgattgcttgcagagttgtcgtaatccgatgccatgtactaacttttggaatgtatatttcggcaatgatttagtgaagagatctgccaggttatcacttgagcggatttgtctgactttgatttcttgactcttctggagctcatgtgtatagaaaaactttggtgatatgtgtttggtcctgtcacccttgatatatcctcctgtgatctgagcaatacaagctgcaTTGTCCTCATTCAGAATTGTTGGAGTGTCTGTTGTTGAGAGTAGGGCACATGTGCTTCGGATGTGATGGATTACCGATCTTAACCAAACGCATTCACGACTGGCTTCATGGAGGGCAAGTATTTCTGAGTGATTGGAAGATGTGGccactaatgtttgttttgttgatcGCCATGAGATCGCAGTTCCTCcacatgtaaatacatacccagtctgtgatcgtccttgatgtggatcagagaGATATCCTGCATCAGCATAACCAATAATACTCTGGGCGTTGGTCGATtcactggaatagaataaccccatgtctgttgtcccacgaaggtatcgtagaacatgtttgatgccggtccagtgtcgccttgttggagcagaactgtaccttgctaacagatttactGAGAATGATATGTCTGGTCTAGTACATTGTGCTAGGTACAATAAAGCACCTattgcactaagatatggtacttctggaccaaggaccatttcatcattcccttttggacgatatgggtctttcttagtgtcaagcgatcgaacgaccattggagtgctaagtggatgggctttatccatgccaaaccatttcaatactttctcagtataagttgattgatgcaccaaaattccattagcactgtgctcaatctgcaagccaagacaatattttgtctttccaagatccttcatctcaaactcacgtttgagataatcaacagtcttttgaagctctgcagaagttccaattagattcatgtcgtcgacatatactgccactatcgcaaatccagactttgatttcttaataaacacacatgggcaaaCAGGATCATTTATGTATccttccttcagtaaatacttactgagacgattataccacattcgtccagattgttttagcccatataatgatcttctcaatttaactGAGAACATGCCCCGTGGTGTGTTTCTGGCTGCTTCAGGCAACCTGAATCCTTCTggaactttcatgtatatatctgtatccaattctccatacaaatatgcggtaatgacatccatgagtctcatttcaagtttttctgaaaccgccaaacttattaggtaacggaatgtaattgtgtccattactggagagtacgtttccacataatcaattccaggcctttgtgaaaaaccttgcgcaacgagtcgcgctttataccttgagatctcatttttctcattgcgctttcttgtaaatacccacttgtaacctacagggtttacattgggtggagttggactaatatgtccaaaaacactccttttttccaaagaatttaattctgcctGGATTGCATCCTTCCACTTGGGCCAATCTTGCCTCTGTGTACATTCATTAACAGAGCGTggttcaatatcatcatcttttatgatttcagcagccactgagaatgcaaatatatcatcgatgatcatctcatttctactccacaattcattagtggacgtataatttatggagatttcttgactttcaggtaCGGTTGCCACTCCAGGGGCACTTGTTTCACCAATGACGTTTTCCTTGTCAAGAAGTACCTGTCCCTCTTTgggggcatttgaattatgaattgtgggctctctatttatttcatttggattcattttgtccatcaacttcctctttcgaggaactgaatcctttgagcctagtggtctgccacgttttaggcgtgcagcagatgaaccatttgctggcacattgctttgtccattatggacatcaatccgtgcgggtgcatttgcagctgggatatgagatttcgtcacctttgctgcatcattaaatgcatctggcatctgatttgcaatactttggaggtgaacgaTCCTTCTCACTTCGTTTTCGCATTGAGCAGTATGAGGATCGAGATGAGACAATGTGGATACATTCCAGGATAATTCATATCGTTTTTcaggaatgagtttgccttgttctttagacACAGATTTTTCTCCACCTAAAGGTGGGaagattgtctcatcaaaatcacaatccgCAAATCGTGCGATAAAAATATCACCCGTCAGGGGTTCCAAGTATCTGATGATAGATGGTGAATCAACaccaacataaattcccaatctgcGTTGAGGGCCCATCTTAGTACGTTGCGATGGTGCAATAGGCACATATACcgcacacccaaaaattcttaaatgtgaaatgtttggttgatttccCAATACGAGTTGTATTGGAGAACCTTGATTATTGGCGACTGGCCTCAATCGCACAAGCgatgctgcatgtaaaatggcatatccccaagcagaaactggcaactttgttttcattagcaaagtgcgtgctatcaattgaaggcgtttaattaaagcttttgccaagccattttgagtatgcacaTGGGGAACAGGATGTTcaatatcaatgcctaatgacatgcagtagtcatcaaaagtctgagatgtaaattcaccagcattatcgagtctgattgacttaatgggataatctgggaattgggctcgtaatttaattatctgagccaaaagcctagcaaatgccatattccgagtagataaaagacaaacatgtgaCCATCGGGTAGATGCGTCCACCAAGACCATAAAGTACCGAAATGGTCCACATGGGGGATGAATGggtccacaaatgtccccttgaattctctgcaaaaatgatggagactcaacatcaacctttggttgtgatggtctgatcaccaacttcccttgtgaacaagcttggcaaaagatgtcgcttgataacataatgtgtttagtcaacaagggatgtcctttagagttggtgatgatcctgcgcatcatggtggatccaggatgacccaatctgtcatgccaaagcttaaaagcatttgagtcagtagactcttggtccatgacactatgtgcctcaattgtccgtatggttgtgtaatacaaccctgatgagagctcacaaagcttttccagtatacgcttttgggtatcactggaggtaatacaaagatattccatgttttcctctttctttgtttcaacatggtagccattcaaacgtatatctttgaaactcaacagattccttctggagttagatgaatacaaagcatctggaatggacaatattgttccatttggtaacataatttgggctaTTCCTGAACCTTCGATCAGATCTGCAGGacctgatatggttgttacctttgcttttgtaagtattaattttgagaaatacttccgatcttgaaagatcgtatgagtagttgcgctgtctgcgagacaaatatctctgccatagcctttgttttgagggcatccataatttacatccatgccaccaaataagtaaaatgAGCTGGAATATATGAAGAAGACaacattaccacttttatttaaacaacacttcagctaatacaaatagtacattaaggaatttaatctaattcggacttaataaagaagacaacattaccacttttattggattgaaatttaaacaacacttcagctaatacaaatagtacattaaggaatttaatctaattcggactcataaccttcattccctttttcagtaacaaaatcagaaacatctaGATGCGTATTGTTTAGCTTACgtgatatttctgatgag
Protein-coding regions in this window:
- the LOC18772097 gene encoding TMV resistance protein N isoform X1, with product MDARKAHKASSSSSPSTSSSKRLKHDVFLSFRGEDTRKGFTGHLHAALSDAGISTFLDDNELERAEFIKTQLEQAIDKSIISIIVFSKSYADSSWCLDELVKIMECRERLGKHVIPLFYSVDASDVRNQKGSFAQAFEKHEGKHEKEKVQRWKKALTQATDLCGEDLKNADNGHEAKFINKILGVVNKLLDIKSQLDIKHPVGITSRVKALSNYLHIENSGSKDDVRIIGIWGMGGIGKTTLAKAIYNEFERSFEGRSFLENVREVIANQPMGLVCLQKQLLNDILKSEGVKVDSVLKGIEMIRRRLPCKRALVIIDDADDLHQLEAIAGARDWFGPGSRILITTRNQHLLQQVGVDGTYIAEKMDEEEALEFFSWHAFKRRYPEYLDLSKRVIRYCQGLPLALRVVGSFLFNRSIAEWESHLEKLQTSPDGDIQKILRISFDGLPDDTTRKIFLDISCFFIGDDKDYVTKILDGCGFYATIGISVLIERCLVTLSKYNNLGMHDLLRDMGRKIVYENADGRPEKFSRLWKHEDVTNVLNDESGTEKIEGVALHLDLDLDSYLDSDLDLNRFSAQAFTNMKKLRLLHLSGVELTGEYKDFPKKLIWLCWHYFPLESIPDDFPMQPKLVALDLRWSKLEIVWKDCKLHQNLKILNLSYSYELTKSPDFSKLPNLEELILEYCESLSEVHSSIGDLGRLSLVDLEGCRMLKDLPLNFYKSKSIETLILNKCRCFVKLAEGLGDMVSLTTLKVEETSIRQIPSSISKLKKLEVLSLSCDENELPLTNLWPPSLQSLSSLRELSLFGWVDAFPKDLDSLISLERLDLSNNDFCSLPSLSRLSQLQDLSLYRCSNLRAIPDLPTNLKVLKAEYCFELEKMPDFSEMSNIKELYLRGSGKLTEIPGLDKSLNSMTMIYMDGCTNLTADFRKNILQGWTSCGYGGISLSGNDIPDWFDCVHDDDIVYFTVPQSVGRNLKGLTLSFVCSLSVSSCRISIKNMTKGAELEASIIPDCPIHSYYLWQGQLSNDELKLQDGDKVFIEIIDEYNWMKVKKTGVCLVWDKFMNENMIDYHLCRYERRPSQNLVNDDDIIHVEYDNHITKSPDFSKFPNLEKLILKGCKELIKVHSSIGDLGRLSLVNLEDCEMLRDLPLNFYKSKSIETLILNGCSRFEELADGLGDMVSLTILKADNTRIRQIPSSIVKLKKLTILSLSGCWLTEDAIPKDLCSLISLEVSLVFQSSKSCV
- the LOC109949439 gene encoding uncharacterized protein LOC109949439 produces the protein MWNMRELYLSDSFKLTEVPGLDKSLNSMTRIHMEGCTNLTADFRNNILQRWASCGFGGIYLNGIYDIPEWFKINDVDGIFFFEVPQKIMGRDLKGLTICFVYSYFVFGPKLEGPFGIIVRNLTKQTALHAKIAFAKYGRPEPGLLIRRLLSNGLEDCYLWQGQLSNDVLCLEGGDHVSILVRPHNVDFVRVKKTGVHLEWDKVMKENVDNLDPHLYDLETNRDFLAVKPYLDFLGGIDDEATPSHDASVPGDQVSAIDEESAVEDDPLGHGYLCTRLSLSIMENLDFSGGADDGAGRSHGAFVRTNQSGAVDKQSEWDKVMKENMDNSDPHLYDLETNQDFSGGVDDAFVPNQTSVIHAFVRTNQLSDVDEQLALELMTPFQEIVPY
- the LOC18772097 gene encoding TMV resistance protein N isoform X2, whose amino-acid sequence is MDARKAHKASSSSSPSTSSSKRLKHDVFLSFRGEDTRKGFTGHLHAALSDAGISTFLDDNELERAEFIKTQLEQAIDKSIISIIVFSKSYADSSWCLDELVKIMECRERLGKHVIPLFYSVDASDVRNQKGSFAQAFEKHEGKHEKEKVQRWKKALTQATDLCGEDLKNADNGHEAKFINKILGVVNKLLDIKSQLDIKHPVGITSRVKALSNYLHIENSGSKDDVRIIGIWGMGGIGKTTLAKAIYNEFERSFEGRSFLENVREVIANQPMGLVCLQKQLLNDILKSEGVKVDSVLKGIEMIRRRLPCKRALVIIDDADDLHQLEAIAGARDWFGPGSRILITTRNQHLLQQVGVDGTYIAEKMDEEEALEFFSWHAFKRRYPEYLDLSKRVIRYCQGLPLALRVVGSFLFNRSIAEWESHLEKLQTSPDGDIQKILRISFDGLPDDTTRKIFLDISCFFIGDDKDYVTKILDGCGFYATIGISVLIERCLVTLSKYNNLGMHDLLRDMGRKIVYENADGRPEKFSRLWKHEDVTNVLNDESGTEKIEGVALHLDLDLDSYLDSDLDLNRFSAQAFTNMKKLRLLHLSGVELTGEYKDFPKKLIWLCWHYFPLESIPDDFPMQPKLVALDLRWSKLEIVWKDCKLHQNLKILNLSYSYELTKSPDFSKLPNLEELILEYCESLSEVHSSIGDLGRLSLVDLEGCRMLKDLPLNFYKSKSIETLILNKCRCFVKLAEGLGDMVSLTTLKVEETSIRQIPSSISKLKKLEVLSLSCDENELPLTNLWPPSLQSLSSLRELSLFGWVDAFPKDLDSLISLERLDLSNNDFCSLPSLSRLSQLQDLSLYRCSNLRAIPDLPTNLKVLKAEYCFELEKMPDFSEMSNIKELYLRGSGKLTEIPGLDKSLNSMTMIYMDGCTNLTADFRKNILQGWTSCGYGGISLSGNDIPDWFDCVHDDDIVYFTVPQSVGRNLKGDSYQMTSSNCKTVIKSLLK